One window of Candidatus Nitrospira kreftii genomic DNA carries:
- a CDS encoding putative oxidoreductase, Zn-dependent and NAD(P)-binding, translating into MLPTKGYAAMAAKEQLQPFSFERRDIGPRDVLITISHCGICHSDIHQARDEWGISLFPMVPGHEIVGTVAQVGTAVTAFKVGDRAGVGCFVDSCRTCTACREGLEQYCDGGTVWTYSGQDKAGQITQGGYSTHIVVDDHYVLRIPDALSFAGAAPLLCAGITTYSPLRQWGIGRYHKLAVVGLGGLGHMAVKIAKAMGTEVTVLSTSESKREDAKRLGAAHFALTSDTQTFTKLQGYFHYILDTVSAPHDYNAYLNLLKTDGTMILVGAPEAPTPVQAFSLIFKRRRLAGSLIGGIKETQKMLDFCAQHQIESDVEVIPIQQVNEAYERVLRGDVRYRFVIDMASLK; encoded by the coding sequence ATGCTCCCGACCAAAGGCTATGCGGCGATGGCCGCGAAGGAACAGTTACAGCCGTTTTCGTTTGAACGACGCGATATCGGTCCGCGCGATGTCTTGATCACGATTTCCCATTGCGGCATCTGCCACTCAGATATCCACCAAGCCCGTGATGAATGGGGCATTTCCCTGTTTCCCATGGTACCTGGGCATGAGATCGTCGGAACCGTCGCGCAAGTCGGCACAGCAGTCACGGCCTTCAAAGTCGGGGATCGTGCCGGCGTCGGCTGCTTTGTGGATTCTTGTCGAACGTGCACAGCCTGCCGTGAGGGTCTGGAACAGTATTGCGACGGTGGCACAGTCTGGACCTACAGCGGCCAGGATAAAGCAGGCCAGATCACTCAAGGCGGCTACTCAACCCACATCGTCGTGGATGACCACTATGTCCTTCGGATTCCCGACGCGCTCTCATTCGCTGGTGCCGCGCCGTTGCTCTGTGCTGGTATCACCACCTACTCGCCCCTGCGCCAATGGGGCATTGGTCGCTACCACAAGCTGGCGGTCGTCGGCCTCGGTGGGCTCGGCCATATGGCGGTGAAGATCGCCAAAGCGATGGGAACGGAGGTGACGGTCTTAAGTACGTCCGAGAGTAAACGAGAAGACGCGAAGCGGTTAGGGGCTGCGCACTTTGCCCTGACGTCGGATACTCAGACCTTCACGAAGCTCCAAGGATATTTTCACTATATCCTCGACACAGTCTCGGCTCCACACGACTACAATGCCTATTTGAATCTGCTCAAGACCGACGGCACCATGATCTTGGTGGGTGCACCAGAAGCGCCGACCCCGGTCCAGGCATTTTCGCTCATTTTCAAGCGACGGCGCCTTGCCGGCTCTCTCATCGGCGGAATCAAAGAAACCCAGAAAATGCTCGACTTCTGCGCCCAGCATCAGATTGAGTCAGATGTTGAGGTGATTCCAATTCAACAAGTCAACGAAGCCTATGAACGGGTGCTCCGAGGAGACGTACGGTATCGATTCGTGATCGATATGGCGTCGTTGAAATAG
- a CDS encoding hypothetical protein (conserved protein of unknown function) has product MIECREHPRIPVELQVLFSTTEHTEIRQGTMFDISAGGCAVTSTVSMSPGTGVKLLIHATDLAVPITVHSAAVRWVKHGEFGVEFLRLTDLDRSRLQRLLHLARPRSVIQD; this is encoded by the coding sequence ATGATCGAATGTCGAGAACATCCAAGAATTCCTGTTGAACTGCAGGTCCTCTTTTCCACCACCGAGCATACCGAGATTCGCCAAGGCACGATGTTCGATATTTCTGCCGGTGGCTGTGCGGTCACCAGCACGGTTTCGATGTCACCTGGAACAGGAGTCAAACTGCTTATCCATGCGACTGACTTGGCCGTCCCGATTACGGTCCATTCCGCCGCCGTTCGATGGGTGAAACACGGCGAGTTCGGTGTCGAGTTCTTACGCCTCACGGATTTGGATCGAAGCCGATTGCAGCGGTTGCTCCATCTCGCCAGACCGCGATCGGTCATCCAAGACTGA